One Deltaproteobacteria bacterium DNA segment encodes these proteins:
- a CDS encoding UDP-N-acetylmuramoyl-tripeptide--D-alanyl-D-alanine ligase gives MTMVVLAKSMTRVHNNRGQQWSLDQVLAATHGRLCSSGLAQVKFAGISTDSRTVQPGDLFVALKGERFDGHDFVSQAVNQGAAGVLVAEFRADDFTDLTVAVVAVADTLKALGDLAAYWRHRHAIPLVAITGSNGKTTTKEMVAAILSRSWRVLKNQGTYNNLVGVPLTLLQMTNSHQAAVVEMGMNRPGEIARLTEIAAPEVGLITNIQPAHLEGVHSIEGVQAAKGELFAGLRSQATIVVNRDDPRVCSLAADYPGRQVGYSCTGVVTDVTVERIIAMDSEGSVFILRLGNETREVQVRIMGRHHLNNAVAAAAVAWSLDRPADDISAALAEFKPFDKRMEVVVFPGNIHIINDSYNANPASVTAALQTLIRLNRTGRLFAVLGDMLELGERSPELHRHVGRLAAEEGVDYLIARGEQARNLLAGAAEAGMESERLSHAVDHREIALKLRSLLASGDWVLVKGSRGMHMEKVVDYLMEEWGNSRS, from the coding sequence TTGACCATGGTGGTACTGGCCAAATCAATGACCAGAGTGCACAACAATAGAGGACAGCAATGGAGCCTGGATCAGGTCCTGGCGGCAACCCATGGCCGATTGTGCTCCTCGGGGTTGGCGCAAGTGAAATTTGCCGGCATATCCACCGACAGTCGCACAGTACAGCCTGGAGATCTCTTCGTCGCCCTGAAAGGAGAACGATTTGATGGCCATGACTTCGTGTCGCAGGCCGTAAACCAAGGAGCTGCTGGCGTGCTGGTTGCCGAGTTCAGGGCGGATGACTTTACAGATTTAACTGTGGCTGTGGTTGCTGTAGCCGACACCTTGAAGGCACTTGGCGATCTGGCAGCCTACTGGCGCCATCGCCACGCCATCCCTTTGGTGGCCATAACAGGCTCCAACGGCAAGACCACCACCAAAGAGATGGTGGCTGCCATCCTGAGCCGCTCATGGCGCGTGCTGAAAAACCAAGGGACTTACAATAACCTGGTCGGCGTACCTCTCACCCTGCTGCAAATGACCAACAGCCATCAGGCTGCAGTAGTCGAGATGGGTATGAATCGTCCTGGAGAGATAGCCAGACTCACAGAGATCGCTGCTCCAGAAGTGGGGTTGATTACTAATATCCAGCCGGCCCACCTGGAGGGAGTGCACTCTATTGAAGGTGTGCAGGCTGCCAAAGGGGAGCTCTTTGCCGGACTCCGGTCCCAGGCAACTATTGTAGTCAACCGCGACGACCCGCGGGTGTGCTCCCTGGCTGCTGACTACCCTGGTCGTCAGGTGGGTTACTCGTGCACAGGAGTCGTCACAGATGTAACAGTTGAGAGGATCATTGCCATGGATTCTGAAGGCAGCGTCTTCATCTTGAGACTCGGTAATGAAACCAGGGAGGTTCAGGTGCGCATCATGGGACGTCATCACCTGAATAATGCAGTTGCGGCAGCAGCAGTAGCCTGGAGTCTCGACCGTCCAGCAGATGACATCTCTGCAGCTCTCGCTGAGTTCAAACCCTTTGACAAGCGCATGGAGGTGGTGGTGTTCCCCGGCAACATTCATATCATCAATGACAGCTACAATGCCAATCCCGCCTCAGTAACTGCTGCCCTGCAAACGCTTATACGACTGAATCGTACTGGCAGATTATTTGCCGTACTGGGAGACATGCTGGAACTGGGTGAACGCAGCCCCGAACTCCACCGCCACGTGGGTCGCCTGGCAGCAGAAGAAGGTGTGGATTACCTCATTGCCCGTGGTGAACAGGCCAGGAATCTGCTTGCAGGAGCTGCCGAGGCCGGCATGGAAAGCGAGCGGTTGAGCCACGCTGTTGACCATCGTGAGATCGCCCTGAAGTTGCGCTCACTTCTGGCCAGTGGAGATTGGGTCCTGGTGAAAGGCTCCAGGGGCATGCACATGGAAAAAGTGGTGGACTACCTCATGGAGGAGTGGGGGAATTCACGGTCCTGA
- the murD gene encoding UDP-N-acetylmuramoyl-L-alanine--D-glutamate ligase: MDSLDNKRVLVVGLARSGLAVAKFLCSQGARVTITDERSEPLLGTFPQKARELGCELALGGHPLEIFSGSDLVVLSPGVPLDLQPLNLARERSIPVIGELELACRFLHLPVVAITGTNGKTTTTTLVGTMLEQSGVRTFVGGNIGNPLSNIFFLENAPEVAVVEVSSFQLDSSSTFHPQVGVLLNISEDHLDRYDSFEEYVASKCRIFMNQSQTDKAILPAVAPYFMDYGRIRSQHLLFGSKATLAHARVDSGTLICSMGPGCKVHYDLSQWRLPGRHNLDNLLAAVLAATSMGARPEAIQRTIDSFSGLPHRMELICHWRGIRFYNDSKATNIAAVCSSLASFCDPIILIAGGRYKGGPLKSLVPLVNERVKMLLLMGEARFEFARVFSSCGCTMVVDSMERAVREAIAAAVPGDVVLLAPACASFDLYENYEARGDHFRSIVAAVTSELRNADGCLETCSLSESSSVSRS, from the coding sequence ATGGATTCATTGGACAACAAAAGGGTGCTGGTTGTGGGTCTGGCGCGCAGCGGTCTGGCAGTGGCGAAATTTCTTTGCAGCCAGGGTGCTCGAGTGACCATCACCGATGAGCGGTCCGAGCCCCTTCTTGGGACCTTCCCGCAGAAGGCCCGAGAGCTCGGCTGTGAACTCGCCCTTGGAGGCCATCCACTGGAGATTTTCAGCGGTTCTGACCTGGTGGTCTTGAGCCCAGGCGTACCCCTGGATCTGCAACCACTGAACCTCGCTAGAGAGCGTTCCATACCAGTAATTGGTGAATTGGAACTTGCCTGCCGCTTCCTGCATTTGCCTGTTGTTGCCATCACTGGCACCAATGGCAAGACCACCACAACCACCCTGGTGGGAACCATGCTCGAGCAAAGCGGTGTGCGAACCTTTGTGGGGGGCAATATCGGCAATCCACTCAGCAACATCTTCTTTCTGGAGAATGCTCCTGAGGTGGCAGTGGTGGAAGTGAGCAGTTTTCAACTCGACTCCAGTTCCACCTTTCATCCGCAGGTAGGAGTTCTGTTGAACATCAGTGAGGATCACCTGGACCGCTATGACTCTTTTGAGGAGTATGTGGCCAGCAAGTGTCGGATATTCATGAATCAGAGCCAAACAGACAAGGCAATCTTGCCAGCTGTTGCTCCCTATTTTATGGATTATGGCCGTATTAGAAGCCAGCACCTTCTCTTCGGCAGCAAAGCAACCCTGGCTCACGCACGCGTAGACAGTGGGACTTTGATATGCAGTATGGGCCCAGGATGCAAAGTCCACTACGATCTCAGCCAATGGCGTCTGCCCGGCAGACATAACCTGGACAATCTCCTGGCAGCGGTGCTTGCCGCAACCTCAATGGGGGCCAGACCAGAGGCCATTCAGCGTACTATAGATTCTTTCTCTGGTCTGCCCCACCGTATGGAACTGATCTGCCACTGGCGCGGTATCAGATTTTACAACGATTCCAAAGCCACCAACATTGCTGCCGTCTGTAGTTCGCTGGCCAGCTTTTGCGACCCCATCATTCTTATCGCCGGAGGGCGCTACAAGGGCGGGCCACTCAAGTCTCTCGTTCCCCTGGTTAATGAACGCGTAAAAATGCTCTTGCTCATGGGAGAAGCCAGGTTCGAATTTGCCAGGGTGTTCAGCAGCTGCGGCTGCACCATGGTTGTCGACTCCATGGAGCGAGCTGTGCGGGAGGCCATTGCCGCCGCAGTGCCCGGCGATGTGGTTCTCCTGGCGCCAGCATGCGCCAGCTTCGATCTTTATGAAAATTATGAAGCAAGAGGAGATCATTTTCGCTCTATTGTGGCTGCAGTCACAAGCGAACTCCGCAATGCTGATGGTTGTCTAGAGACCTGTTCCCTGAGCGAGTCCTCCAGTGTAAGCAGAAGTTGA
- a CDS encoding UDP-N-acetylmuramate--L-alanine ligase, which produces MYRQSYHIHFIGIGGIGMSGIAELLLNLGHKVTGSDLKESDITQRLQSLGATVYYGHEPENVSGAEVVVVSSAIAPDNPELVAAREHYHLPVIKRAEMLAELMRLKYAVLIAGAHGKTTTTSMIGTVMARGGLDPTVVIGGRLNSWGTNAKLGQGDFVVAEADESDGTFLLYSPTISVVTNIDREHLDFFTDLQQIRETFLEFINKVPFYGAAILCLEDPNIQSLLPLVKKRIITYGFSPQADFQARHVIFEGLSTSYRAFLHGEEMGTVKLAIPGRHNVLNSLAAVAVGHELGIGFDDVRKGLQEMTGVQRRFQIKAEVGGVTIIDDYGHHPTEIQAVLQTVAQCYPGRRRIAVFQPHRYSRTQALFQEFTTAFYQSDVLLVTDIYPASEQPIPGVEAAKLATAIQQHGHGNTIFVPDIKEIVPLLLDELAAGDVVLTLGAGNIWQTADELARRLEERAQR; this is translated from the coding sequence ATGTACAGGCAGTCCTATCATATCCACTTCATTGGCATCGGCGGCATCGGCATGAGCGGCATTGCCGAACTGCTGCTCAATCTCGGCCATAAGGTGACCGGCTCCGATCTGAAGGAAAGCGACATTACTCAACGGCTGCAATCCCTGGGTGCCACAGTCTACTATGGCCACGAACCAGAAAACGTTAGCGGTGCCGAGGTGGTGGTGGTCTCATCTGCCATAGCCCCTGACAACCCGGAACTGGTGGCCGCCCGCGAACACTACCATCTGCCAGTAATAAAGCGAGCGGAGATGCTGGCCGAACTCATGCGTCTCAAGTACGCCGTCCTCATTGCAGGCGCTCATGGCAAGACCACTACCACTTCCATGATCGGCACCGTAATGGCTCGGGGCGGCCTTGATCCTACTGTGGTCATTGGCGGCCGCCTCAACTCCTGGGGCACCAATGCCAAACTGGGACAGGGAGATTTTGTGGTAGCCGAAGCAGATGAAAGCGATGGCACTTTTCTGCTCTACTCCCCAACCATATCAGTAGTGACCAATATCGACCGAGAACATCTGGACTTTTTTACAGATCTACAGCAGATCAGGGAAACTTTTCTGGAATTTATCAACAAAGTGCCCTTTTATGGCGCGGCCATCCTCTGTCTCGAAGATCCCAATATTCAGAGCTTGCTGCCGCTTGTCAAGAAACGGATCATCACCTATGGCTTCTCACCTCAGGCAGACTTTCAGGCGCGGCATGTTATTTTCGAAGGTCTGAGCACCTCTTATCGCGCCTTCCTCCATGGCGAGGAGATGGGCACAGTAAAACTGGCAATCCCTGGTCGTCACAATGTGCTCAACTCCCTGGCAGCAGTGGCTGTGGGGCATGAATTGGGCATAGGCTTCGATGACGTCCGTAAAGGTCTGCAGGAAATGACCGGGGTGCAGCGCCGTTTTCAGATCAAGGCCGAAGTGGGCGGCGTTACCATAATCGATGACTATGGCCACCATCCCACTGAGATTCAGGCAGTACTGCAAACAGTGGCACAGTGTTATCCTGGTCGCAGACGCATTGCCGTCTTTCAGCCACACAGGTACAGCCGCACCCAGGCTCTTTTTCAAGAATTTACCACCGCCTTCTATCAATCGGATGTCCTGCTGGTCACGGATATCTATCCGGCTAGTGAGCAGCCAATTCCGGGTGTAGAGGCGGCAAAACTTGCAACCGCTATTCAGCAGCATGGCCATGGCAACACCATCTTTGTGCCTGACATCAAAGAAATCGTGCCATTGTTGCTGGACGAATTGGCAGCCGGTGATGTGGTCTTGACCCTGGGAGCTGGCAATATCTGGCAAACTGCAGATGAACTGGCAAGACGCTTGGAGGAGCGGGCGCAACGGTAA
- the ftsW gene encoding putative lipid II flippase FtsW produces MDRIKKLKSSYDLTLLCTTLALVVWGLVMLYSASSILAQQRFGDSLFFVKRQIIFALVGLALLIGSKNIPYKLYHRLVYLILAVCLLSLALVLLPQIGHRVGGARRWLRLGPISLQPAEFAKLSLIMYLSYSLAKKEDRLKDFSIGYVPHVMVTGLFVGLIILEPDLGTAITYALLAFLLLFVAGVRFRYLILTAVALLPMLFLAISGSRYRWERLLAFLDPWRDPSDTSFQLLHSLLALGSGGLLGVGLGAGKQKLFYLPEPHTDFILAVLGEEMGLLGIAGVLLLYGLLLWKGVHIALRAPDRYASYLAFGLTLLIGVQVMINGAVVMGLLPTKGLPLPLMSYGGSSLLTNLVAIGILLNIASSSNKQATAKRKDSK; encoded by the coding sequence ATGGACAGGATAAAAAAACTGAAAAGCAGCTATGATTTGACCTTGCTCTGTACCACCCTTGCCCTGGTGGTCTGGGGACTGGTGATGCTCTACAGCGCCAGCTCCATCCTGGCCCAACAACGATTTGGCGACAGCCTGTTTTTTGTCAAGCGGCAGATTATCTTCGCTCTTGTGGGACTGGCGCTCCTCATCGGCAGCAAGAATATCCCTTACAAACTATATCACCGACTGGTCTACCTCATCTTGGCGGTGTGTCTACTGTCTCTGGCTCTGGTGTTGCTGCCGCAAATCGGTCACCGGGTGGGCGGCGCCAGAAGGTGGCTGCGGCTGGGTCCCATCTCTCTACAGCCGGCGGAATTTGCCAAACTATCGCTAATCATGTACCTCTCGTACTCCCTGGCCAAAAAGGAAGATCGGCTCAAGGACTTCAGTATAGGATATGTCCCGCATGTGATGGTTACCGGCCTCTTTGTAGGGCTGATCATCCTGGAGCCGGATCTGGGTACGGCAATCACCTATGCCTTGCTTGCCTTTCTCCTCTTGTTCGTAGCAGGCGTCCGCTTCCGTTATCTCATCCTGACGGCTGTGGCTCTTCTGCCGATGCTCTTTCTGGCCATATCCGGTAGCCGCTATCGTTGGGAAAGACTCCTGGCCTTCCTCGACCCGTGGAGAGACCCGAGCGACACCAGCTTTCAATTACTACACTCGCTGTTGGCTCTCGGCTCGGGCGGTCTGCTGGGAGTGGGCCTCGGGGCAGGAAAGCAGAAGCTGTTCTACCTGCCCGAGCCTCACACGGATTTCATTCTCGCTGTTCTCGGTGAAGAGATGGGTTTGCTGGGCATTGCTGGAGTACTTCTCCTCTATGGTCTTCTGTTATGGAAAGGCGTGCACATAGCACTGCGGGCGCCGGATCGCTACGCCAGCTATCTCGCTTTTGGTTTGACTCTGCTCATCGGCGTTCAGGTAATGATAAATGGTGCGGTAGTCATGGGCCTCTTGCCTACCAAGGGGCTGCCTTTACCGCTGATGAGCTATGGAGGCAGTTCTTTGCTGACGAATCTTGTTGCCATCGGCATTCTGCTGAACATTGCCTCCAGCTCCAACAAGCAAGCAACAGCAAAAAGGAAGGACAGCAAATGA